One part of the Anopheles merus strain MAF chromosome 3L, AmerM5.1, whole genome shotgun sequence genome encodes these proteins:
- the LOC121599152 gene encoding zinc transporter ZIP1-like: MDIVAATTERLVETLANGTLSLAPRQDGEEHTDHDDDDSPTIAKVTSMVVLFSVSMVCGLVPFKLVRWFNLNPATPSGGTHLFLIRLLLSFGGGALLSTTFLHLLPEINHSIEALVETGALPAPDELPFPLGEFLLTSGFFMIYLTEELVHWWMHRRSANARRIARSEKTAPGGSSTMVPIDGGASKHDHAHGHSHLPIGNVTAVYPVTDVDGTQVVPSVVPVPPAPSANGPLRGLLIVLALSIHELFEGLAVGLERSPSAVWLLFGAVASHKFVIAFCVAFELLVAAVRFRIAVLYIFVYSVVSPVGIGIGIALSSVSSDTNQTIEVVSVVLQGLASGTLIYVIFFEILAKDAGHSHGGAGGGGAGGEANDEHKHGASDHQHSVSPTNGLWQFLAVLAGFGLLLGIKAATGHSHDHGHSHGGETEPDHDHDH; this comes from the exons atggACATTGTTGCAGCAACAACCGAGCGGCTGGTCGAAACGCTCGCGAACGGGACGCTCTCGCTAGCCCCCCGGCAAGATGGCGAAGAGCATACCGatcacgacgacgacgactcaCCAACGATCGCCAAAGTCACCTCCATGGTGGTGCTGTTCAGCGTCAGCATGGTGTGCGGACTCGTACCCTTCAAGCTGGTGCGCTGGTTTAACCTCAACCCGGCCACCCCGTCCGGAGGCACACACCTCTTCCTGATCCGGCTACTGCTCTCCTTCGGCGGTGGTGCCCTCCTAAGCACCACCTTCCTGCATCTGCTGCCCGAGATCAATCACTCGATCGAAGCGCTCGTTGAGACGGGCGCCCTGCCCGCCCCGGACGAACTGCCCTTCCCGCTGGGTGAGTTTCTCCTAACGAGCGGCTTCTTCATGATCTACCTCACGGAGGAGCTGGTCCACTGGTGGATGCATCGCCGCTCGGCCAATGCACGGCGGATCGCACGGTCCGAAAAGACGGCACCCGGTGGCAGCAGTACGATGGTACCGATCGATGGTGGCGCATCGAAGCACGACCATGCGCACGGACATTCGCACCTCCCGATCGGCAACGTAACCGCCGTCTACCCCGTGACGGATGTGGATGGGACGCAGGTTGTACCGAGTGTGGTACCGGTGCCGCCAGCGCCAAGCGCTAACGGGCCCCTGCGCGGCCTGCTGATCGTACTTGCCCTCTCCATTCACGAGCTGTTCGAAGGGCTCGCGGTAGGACTGGAACGGTCACCGTCCGCCGTATGGTTGCTGTTCGGTGCAGTCGCCTCGCACAAGTTTGTGATTGCGTTCTGCGTCGCGTTTGAGCTGCTGGTGGCGGCCGTCCGCTTCCGCATTGCCGTACTGTACATCTTCGTCTACTCGGTGGTTAGCCCGGTCGGTATCGGCATTGGCATTGCGCTCAGCTCGGTCAGCTCCGACACGAACCAGACGATCGAGGTGGTGTCGGTGGTGCTGCAGGGTCTAGCCAGCGGGACGCTCATCTATGTGATCTTTTTCGAAATTCTCGCTAAAGATGCGGGCCACAGCCACGGTGGAGCaggtggaggaggagcaggaggagaagCGAACGATGAGCACAAGCACGGTGCGAGTGACCATCAGCATTCGGTGTCGCCCACGAACGGGCTGTGGCAGTTCCTGGCCGTGCTGGCCGGGTTCGGGCTGCTGCTTGGCATCAAGGCCGCAA CCGGACACAGCCACGATCACGGCCATAGCCACGGTGGAGAGACCGAACCGGACCATGACCACGATCACTGA